A portion of the Litorimonas taeanensis genome contains these proteins:
- a CDS encoding DsbA family oxidoreductase → MARSKKQSLSPQPVQVDIVSDVVCPWCWFGYRLFDKARRQSKIPVDLTWRPYMLDPEVPSEGVDYKAYMKSKFGDSPSNQFKAMREKLEEGGPALGINFQFNNISRRPNTLKAHRLIRWAQNNEAAGTETAEAIFQAFFTDGEDIGDTAILTRIAGEVGLDAALTAELLDTDRDANAVREEIFFFRNLGISGVPTFIYNGQFAVQGAQDPAAHIQAIQQAASAGTEA, encoded by the coding sequence ATGGCCCGTAGTAAAAAACAATCCCTTTCGCCTCAACCAGTTCAGGTGGATATTGTCTCTGATGTAGTTTGCCCTTGGTGTTGGTTTGGCTATCGCCTGTTTGACAAAGCACGGCGGCAAAGCAAAATACCTGTCGATCTAACATGGCGTCCCTATATGCTAGACCCCGAGGTCCCTTCAGAAGGCGTGGATTATAAAGCCTATATGAAGAGTAAATTTGGCGACAGCCCCTCTAACCAATTTAAAGCGATGCGAGAAAAGCTTGAAGAGGGAGGCCCTGCTCTAGGTATAAATTTCCAGTTCAATAATATTTCAAGGCGCCCCAATACTTTAAAGGCACACCGCCTGATACGATGGGCTCAAAATAATGAAGCTGCCGGCACAGAAACCGCAGAAGCTATTTTTCAGGCTTTTTTCACGGATGGCGAAGATATTGGCGATACAGCTATACTAACGCGCATTGCAGGCGAAGTCGGTCTAGACGCCGCGTTAACCGCCGAATTGCTGGACACCGATAGAGACGCTAATGCTGTGCGCGAAGAAATTTTCTTCTTTCGTAACCTAGGCATCTCAGGTGTGCCCACTTTTATCTATAACGGACAATTTGCAGTGCAAGGTGCACAAGACCCTGCGGCGCATATACAAGCCATTCAACAAGCTGCCTCTGCTGGAACAGAAGCCTAA
- a CDS encoding TldD/PmbA family protein, with product MQKTNTPSDALLTEALAPTLETLLGFAKQAGAQSCDAVATHGRSLSVAVREGELEDVDNSEGRDVGLRVIIDGRQACVSSSDMSEASLKMLAERAVAMAKLAPKDPYCGLPDKALLSSLESRPDLELFDPTLRSPEALKEKALEVEAATLAVNGVSQAEGASANWASSAIYFATSDGFGAGWKSSRHGLSVTAIAERNGEMERDYDYDGTRWLSDLRTPDEIGRHAGERSVARLGSRQISSGTYPVIFEERLSGSLVSAFLGAINGNAIARGVSFLKDKMGEEAFGKHIQIIDDPHMVRGQGSRPWDGEGLAARKQQLVKDGILQTWLLNSAAGRQLGLASTGHATRGIGAPPGISATNSFLAPGTHTLDALIKDMNEGLLITEMFGPSLNSNTGDYSVGVAGVKIENGERAYPVSEVTIAGNLNDVFKTFIPANDIRFDGATNAPSLLAEGMTVAGSS from the coding sequence ATGCAAAAAACCAACACACCCAGCGATGCGCTTTTAACGGAAGCCCTTGCACCCACATTAGAGACTTTACTTGGCTTTGCGAAACAAGCTGGCGCGCAAAGCTGTGACGCCGTTGCGACGCATGGCCGTTCTCTTTCAGTCGCTGTCCGTGAAGGCGAATTAGAAGATGTGGACAATAGCGAAGGCCGCGACGTTGGCTTACGCGTTATAATTGATGGGCGCCAAGCCTGCGTCTCCAGCTCGGATATGTCGGAGGCATCATTGAAAATGCTGGCCGAGCGAGCCGTTGCAATGGCCAAGCTCGCACCAAAAGATCCATATTGTGGTCTCCCGGACAAAGCCTTGCTTTCAAGTCTTGAATCACGGCCTGACCTCGAATTATTTGATCCTACCCTACGAAGCCCCGAGGCGTTGAAAGAGAAAGCGCTTGAAGTAGAAGCCGCAACCTTAGCCGTTAATGGCGTCAGCCAAGCCGAAGGGGCGAGCGCAAATTGGGCAAGCTCTGCTATTTATTTTGCGACATCTGATGGATTCGGCGCAGGATGGAAATCCTCCAGACATGGGTTATCAGTCACAGCCATTGCTGAACGCAATGGCGAGATGGAACGGGATTATGACTATGACGGGACACGTTGGCTTTCTGACTTACGCACCCCCGATGAGATCGGACGTCATGCGGGCGAACGAAGCGTGGCGCGATTAGGCAGCCGCCAAATCAGCTCGGGCACCTATCCCGTCATATTTGAAGAACGGTTATCTGGCTCTTTAGTGTCCGCTTTTCTGGGGGCTATTAATGGCAATGCCATTGCCCGAGGCGTCTCATTTTTAAAAGACAAAATGGGTGAAGAGGCTTTTGGAAAACACATTCAAATTATTGACGATCCCCATATGGTACGCGGCCAAGGATCACGGCCTTGGGACGGTGAAGGTTTGGCAGCCCGTAAACAGCAATTAGTAAAAGATGGCATTTTGCAAACATGGCTATTAAATAGCGCGGCAGGGAGACAATTAGGTCTCGCCTCTACAGGGCATGCGACACGCGGTATTGGGGCGCCCCCAGGTATCAGCGCCACAAATAGCTTTTTGGCGCCGGGCACACATACATTGGATGCGCTTATAAAGGACATGAATGAGGGCCTTTTGATAACGGAAATGTTTGGCCCGTCTTTAAATTCAAATACGGGTGATTATAGCGTCGGTGTCGCGGGCGTTAAAATCGAAAATGGAGAGCGAGCTTACCCCGTTTCCGAAGTCACAATCGCTGGCAATTTGAATGATGTGTTTAAAACTTTTATTCCTGCCAATGACATACGGTTTGACGGCGCAACCAATGCGCCCAGCCTTCTGGCCGAAGGCATGACCGTTGCTGGATCATCATAA
- a CDS encoding MAPEG family protein has translation MTTFQIVALYIALNIILAVFFTYRVISVRIGNRVSMGDNGDTSLLARIRTHGNFTENAPLALLGLLGLAMLNAPVILLHIFGSMFIFGRVLHAFGMAGKHALGKTRPIGMMMTLIVHLGQAIALLYLVFTFNVI, from the coding sequence ATGACAACATTTCAAATCGTTGCGCTTTACATCGCCTTAAATATAATCTTGGCCGTGTTTTTCACATATCGCGTTATTTCAGTTAGAATTGGCAACCGGGTGAGTATGGGGGACAATGGTGACACGTCACTTCTGGCGCGTATTCGTACGCACGGCAATTTTACAGAAAACGCCCCCTTGGCCTTACTAGGTCTTTTAGGTCTAGCAATGTTAAACGCCCCAGTCATCTTACTCCATATTTTTGGCAGCATGTTTATATTTGGGCGAGTCTTACACGCATTTGGTATGGCCGGAAAACATGCCTTAGGGAAAACACGCCCCATCGGCATGATGATGACCTTAATTGTTCACCTTGGGCAAGCTATCGCCCTACTTTATCTCGTTTTCACATTTAACGTCATATAA
- the msrB gene encoding peptide-methionine (R)-S-oxide reductase MsrB, which produces MLKTKLNRRTLGLSSAAFAISACTASTTATKANADERQTSAGRDNAKGQIMSDEQWANLSESEWKDRLTESEFYVLRKEGTERAGTSPLNNEKRKGTYVCAGCGLPLFKSETKYESGTGWPSFYTYIDGALKTKVDRKLFMTRTEYHCARCGGHQGHVFEDGPRPTGLRYCNNGVALDFVENG; this is translated from the coding sequence ATGTTGAAGACTAAATTAAACCGCCGCACCTTAGGGTTATCAAGCGCTGCCTTTGCTATATCAGCATGCACAGCGTCAACGACAGCCACGAAGGCCAATGCCGATGAAAGACAAACATCAGCAGGAAGAGACAACGCGAAAGGACAGATTATGAGTGACGAACAATGGGCTAACCTTTCTGAATCAGAATGGAAAGACCGTCTAACCGAAAGTGAGTTTTATGTTCTTCGTAAAGAAGGAACAGAACGGGCCGGCACATCCCCGCTAAACAATGAGAAGCGCAAAGGCACTTATGTCTGCGCTGGATGCGGCTTACCCTTATTTAAATCCGAAACAAAATATGAAAGCGGCACAGGCTGGCCCAGCTTTTACACTTATATTGACGGCGCACTTAAAACGAAAGTCGATAGAAAATTGTTCATGACACGCACAGAATATCATTGCGCTCGCTGCGGCGGCCATCAAGGGCATGTTTTCGAAGACGGCCCTCGCCCTACAGGACTACGGTATTGCAATAATGGTGTCGCTTTGGACTTTGTAGAAAACGGTTAA
- a CDS encoding inositol monophosphatase family protein, with the protein MTVPNPLCHPLSEERALLEQVVKQAGQIAKDAFHANNSKVWDKEKGHPVTDADIAVNDFLYKALMAARPDYGWLSEETKDDHSRHACPRSFVVDPIDGTRAFIDRTPNFVVSVAIIEDGKPMAGAIFNPLKGELFSAHLGGGAKRNGTTISCSTRSALEGAEMIGYPRKFRRMGFPPMQVRIANSMAYRMVLVACGEADCTVAFTPKSDWDIAAACLIATESGALVTNLRGATPQFDKDSTSGFGVICAGPSLQALLLERVKPLVAEFDASVNKTEDFKHMGTKMADREMKSIQLLHIVIGGELVDPMRTEFKDLKKVDFVGAFPTFEAAQAAWKAAAQRTVDNAHTRYFILHAHDLLDPDGDGIIG; encoded by the coding sequence ATGACTGTGCCGAACCCTCTTTGCCACCCCCTTTCCGAAGAACGCGCCTTGCTTGAGCAAGTCGTCAAACAAGCCGGTCAGATTGCCAAAGACGCTTTTCATGCAAATAATTCTAAAGTTTGGGACAAAGAGAAAGGACATCCCGTCACAGATGCGGACATTGCCGTTAATGACTTTCTTTATAAAGCGCTTATGGCGGCCCGCCCTGATTATGGCTGGTTATCAGAAGAGACCAAGGACGATCATTCTCGGCACGCTTGCCCTCGAAGCTTCGTTGTCGACCCGATTGACGGCACTCGCGCCTTTATCGACAGAACCCCTAACTTTGTCGTTTCCGTTGCCATCATAGAAGACGGAAAACCCATGGCAGGCGCAATTTTTAATCCCCTAAAAGGTGAATTATTTAGCGCGCATCTGGGCGGAGGAGCGAAACGCAATGGGACCACCATTTCGTGTTCAACACGGTCGGCCCTCGAAGGGGCTGAAATGATTGGTTACCCCCGCAAGTTTCGCCGTATGGGTTTCCCGCCTATGCAAGTTCGCATCGCTAACTCTATGGCTTACAGAATGGTTCTTGTTGCCTGCGGCGAAGCAGACTGTACGGTAGCCTTCACGCCAAAATCAGATTGGGATATTGCAGCCGCCTGCCTTATCGCCACAGAATCAGGAGCGCTTGTTACTAATCTCCGAGGCGCCACCCCTCAGTTCGATAAAGACAGCACATCGGGATTTGGCGTTATTTGTGCTGGCCCCTCCTTACAGGCTTTGTTATTGGAACGCGTGAAACCACTCGTTGCAGAGTTCGATGCGAGTGTTAATAAAACCGAAGACTTCAAACATATGGGAACAAAAATGGCTGATCGGGAAATGAAATCCATTCAATTATTGCACATCGTTATTGGCGGAGAACTTGTTGATCCCATGCGAACTGAGTTCAAAGATTTGAAAAAGGTCGACTTCGTTGGCGCCTTTCCTACTTTCGAAGCCGCACAAGCCGCATGGAAAGCAGCCGCTCAACGCACCGTAGATAACGCACATACTCGTTACTTTATTTTACACGCCCATGATTTATTAGATCCCGATGGGGACGGCATTATTGGCTAA
- a CDS encoding MarR family winged helix-turn-helix transcriptional regulator, with the protein MAIARTVDRRLFFVLDRVHTRLAQQAETLLSKGSNVSRSQALVLVFLGYNDNCRMSDLADGTGRNNAAVSGLVERMEKAGLVERRPSYGDRRVKTVALTPQGWAKREDVMNDVRDFNAQLVKGLNEKEVETVLKFLRLAAENVS; encoded by the coding sequence ATGGCTATTGCCCGCACAGTTGACCGGCGTTTATTTTTTGTCCTCGACCGCGTCCATACACGCCTCGCACAACAAGCCGAAACGCTCCTTTCAAAAGGCTCAAATGTTAGCCGCTCCCAAGCCTTAGTCCTCGTCTTCCTTGGTTATAATGATAACTGCCGCATGAGCGATCTAGCCGATGGCACTGGCCGAAATAATGCTGCGGTTTCGGGATTAGTGGAGCGTATGGAAAAAGCAGGACTCGTAGAACGCAGGCCCTCTTATGGCGATCGACGCGTGAAAACAGTGGCGCTTACACCCCAAGGCTGGGCTAAACGTGAAGATGTGATGAATGATGTTCGGGACTTTAATGCGCAACTTGTAAAAGGCTTAAACGAAAAAGAGGTTGAAACCGTTTTGAAATTCTTACGGCTAGCCGCAGAGAACGTGTCCTAA